aatttacATCACAGATTTTTCTTCAAAAGAAAATCTACGTCACAGATTCATTTAACTTTTGGATGGTGGAAGGCCCACAGAACGGATCAATCCACTGCAGCCTAGGCTGgctctattattattttattattttaatttttttggcaCAATTGTTTCACATTCAAGAACAATAAACTTATAAACTAAAGATGTGAAATGAAATAATTTTtcactaaattttataaaacccTTGTCTATATCTACTATAACGTGCAACACGCATGTGTAGATTATAGTTGCATAACATAAACCACCTAGGATGCTAATCATCTAAACACAACCCTTCTAGGTATTTCCATAAGACtttttttccttattttctTTATCTCATTGTACTTTGAGGAGTTGTTTAAGTGTTTCTTTCTTCAATTCTGTACAATGAAGTACACATTGTAACTTTCATCTCTTAAGCTGAACAATGGTGAGAACACAAAGTTCCTCTCTGTACCGCTCATCACGAAACTCATCGGATTGTATTGACTCATTCCTTTCCTTAACCTAAAGCTTGCTGCCTGTTTAAACTTCTCATCAGTGGCATCTGAACCACATTTAATCTGCAGTTTCATTCCTGGCTTTAGGTTTGATCGCTGCACACAGAACAACCCTTTTTGCTCTCTAGGCTTGAAAGAAATTCTCCCTGGCTTCCCATCAACTCCAGCTACTAACCGGAACCTCGAGGCTTCTTGGTCAGTAAAAAGAAGCTTGAACCGCAAGGAAGCTATCAGTTGCTTGCGTCACAAGCATGCCAGGGAAATCAAACGGTTCGATCATGACTTTACTTCCAATTAGCTCCTCTGGACCCGATATCCTCCCTTTAGAATCAGCGGTCACGAGCCTGAAAGTTGCCTCAGCAGCTTCTTGTGTCCCTGGCCCGGGTGATACTTCCATCTTGATGGTTTGGTTGCTATTTGACAACACGTAAGATACGTTTCCAGATTGTTGcgtatataactaaaataaaaaaaaataaactaaaataaaaacgcAAGGAATAATGCTATATATGATACTTTAAATAATATGTGTTTCATGGTTTTGTAAAAACTTGACCACTATGTATTAATgtatacctttttttttggacaaccgACCACTCTGTATACATACGACAATACCATATGTTGTTTTGGTCGTGTATTAACTAATTGGAAATGTTTCTATCACGTGCACTCCTCTCCCAAGAGGCCAAGAGACGACCCATTCACCACCAAACTACTTTTTAGTTGTTCCTTCTTACATAAGTAAAACTACCTAATTGGGTAACGCCAAGCGACCCAATATTCGTTATTTGAAAGCCTTTGACCACAATAAAAGCCAGGATTTAGTTTAGATCTAAAATGAATTCCCGTGGTAAAATAGTTGTCCTCGGTAAAAGCCTTTTAGCAGGGTTTGAAATCAACATATGAGTGAGGGTTTGAATCAACATTGTGTTTCTGTTTCGTCATATACATATGATAAGCCCATCTCATCAGTCAATAGTGAGGCCGTGAGGGTTCGAGAATCAACGCATATGTAGTAGGAAGaagaataataacaaaaacacaaaatcgaaatacatatatatagctTTGCCTCTAACAAAAGGCTAGTTACACTTACAACATGATCATAATGCATTTAACGTAACATATCcaaaataaaacttcttttgaTTACCCCCAAATCACATCTTAatgatttgattaattatttccGACACTTCCCAAGAGGCTTCCCACAGAGACAGCTATTATAAGTAAACGATGTCGCTTCCAGATGATCGAAAGGAGATCCTGTCGGAATCTTCCCACAGAGATGGTTATGGCTCACGTCGAGGTGGCCTATAAACGACGCCGTCGTGATACTCCCCGGAATCGGTCCCTGTAGACGGTTATTCGAAAGATCCAGCACCGTGAAGTACGACCTCGGACCAAACGTGTTCGGTATCTTTCCCGCGAGAAGATTCCCGCTCAAATTCAAATCCGCGATGGACGAAGTCATCAGCGTCCCCGGAATCGCGCCGGAGATTAAGTTTCCGCCGAGATTAAGCGTCGCGAGCACCGCCATTTTCCCCAAAGAAGCCGGGATCGGACCGGTGATTCGGTTCATCCCAAGCTCGAGATCCGCGAGACGGTAGATCCGGGTCAAAGATTCGGGTATTTGACCCGAGAGTTTGTTACCGGTTAAGAGCAGGCGGCTCAGCATCTTTAACCGGCCGATGTCTCCCGGTATGACTCCGGAGAGATTGTTGTTCACGAGATCCAGATGCGCCAACATCGTCAGCCTCGTGATCGACGGAGGAATCCCGCCGGATATTTTATTATCCGCGAGATTCAACACTCTCAGCTTCGCCAGCTTCCCGATACTCGCCGGAATCACGCCGGAGATTTTGTTCCCGACGAGATCTAAATGTCTCAACGCGAGAAGATTCGTGACGCAGCTCGGGATCACGCCGGAGATTCCATCCCAGTCGGAGATGATAACGCCGGAGAGGTGAGTGAGTTTACACAGCGCCGGCGAGATGGTGCCGGTCATGAACCCCTTCCGTTTCGCCCGCTGGAAAATCGGCTCCTCCGATATTGCGCGGAGGGTGATGCTGGAGACTCGGCCGCTTTTGGGGTCGCAGCTCACGCCGTACCATCCTTTGCAGCAGTCTTGACCTTTCCACGTCTTGAACACGCCAATGTAAGGCTCGTTGAGCTTTGATCGGAACTCGAGAAGCGCCGCCCGATCGGAGGGTAGACAAGCTTGGACCACCGTGGCGCCATCGGCGAGGAGTAATACCACGACGACGCTGATCAGTACAGTCACTAACGCCTTCTTAACATCCACCATCGCTGCCGTTTACAATAgtgaatgtttttatttaatatatatctccAAGAATCTTGGTGTGATGTGTTTACGAGCTTACATAGGTTTTTTTTTGACATGGAAACGACTTAACGACTATGGTGTTGTATTTATAGTCATACAGTCTTCAGATAGACGACGAAATATTACTTTTGCTTGCTTCGTTGAACCTTCTCATGTATGCCACCTCACATC
The sequence above is drawn from the Raphanus sativus cultivar WK10039 chromosome 7, ASM80110v3, whole genome shotgun sequence genome and encodes:
- the LOC108817337 gene encoding DNA damage-repair/toleration protein DRT100-like, translating into MVDVKKALVTVLISVVVVLLLADGATVVQACLPSDRAALLEFRSKLNEPYIGVFKTWKGQDCCKGWYGVSCDPKSGRVSSITLRAISEEPIFQRAKRKGFMTGTISPALCKLTHLSGVIISDWDGISGVIPSCVTNLLALRHLDLVGNKISGVIPASIGKLAKLRVLNLADNKISGGIPPSITRLTMLAHLDLVNNNLSGVIPGDIGRLKMLSRLLLTGNKLSGQIPESLTRIYRLADLELGMNRITGPIPASLGKMAVLATLNLGGNLISGAIPGTLMTSSIADLNLSGNLLAGKIPNTFGPRSYFTVLDLSNNRLQGPIPGSITTASFIGHLDVSHNHLCGKIPTGSPFDHLEATSFTYNSCLCGKPLGKCRK